The Nitrospiraceae bacterium genome window below encodes:
- a CDS encoding FAD-dependent oxidoreductase, protein MSGQVLILGGGIAGLTAALHLRERGFQVTVTEQAPHVGGRLSHAPPPMLLGAHTATWALLKELEQEPSLQRLRHTPIEFLQADGGRVQFLHLPLPSPLNTLLGTTLFQGLSMRDRWHLLSFLERTWEQDPPLPNDLEMRSADEWLAGIGQSEQARRGVWNTLSRFLLGASLAQASAAIFMRTLRRSFFTGARATKMIVPQQNAAACLIAPLKARLDAMGVVFQFNRTASHIRFDSDRVSSVQFTDRQSFTADWYISALPRRHLTALLSERVVTHYAYFQQLGRLTESPLVLVHLHLDQPSTETQVTLLEQRPFHWLICQPDHTLQAQTSNVWAVAVGAPELAAKDDRDLISMATEEVRRAFHSPIPAPILRSRCHREERGILDVGPGAQQHRPLPQSPFRNFLIAGDWTDTGWPAVLESAILSGQRCAAAVGA, encoded by the coding sequence ATGAGCGGCCAGGTGCTCATCCTGGGTGGAGGCATCGCGGGACTGACCGCGGCCCTGCACCTGCGTGAGCGCGGCTTTCAGGTGACGGTGACCGAGCAGGCCCCGCACGTCGGAGGCCGCCTCAGCCATGCACCGCCGCCCATGCTCCTTGGGGCCCACACCGCCACCTGGGCGCTGCTCAAAGAGCTGGAACAAGAGCCCTCGCTGCAACGGCTGCGGCATACTCCGATCGAATTTCTTCAGGCCGACGGCGGACGCGTCCAGTTTCTGCATCTCCCCCTACCTTCGCCGTTGAATACGCTGCTCGGCACGACTCTCTTCCAGGGACTCTCCATGCGGGACCGCTGGCACCTCCTGTCATTCTTGGAGCGGACGTGGGAACAGGATCCCCCGCTCCCGAACGATCTCGAAATGCGTAGCGCCGACGAGTGGCTTGCCGGGATCGGACAGTCCGAACAGGCGCGGCGCGGCGTCTGGAATACCCTCTCCCGATTTCTGCTCGGTGCGTCGCTGGCGCAAGCGTCCGCCGCCATCTTCATGCGAACCCTGCGGCGAAGCTTCTTTACCGGTGCGCGCGCCACCAAAATGATCGTTCCCCAGCAGAACGCCGCAGCCTGCCTGATTGCGCCTCTCAAGGCTCGACTCGATGCCATGGGAGTCGTATTCCAATTCAATAGGACGGCGAGTCACATTCGATTCGATTCCGATCGAGTCTCTTCCGTTCAATTTACCGATCGTCAATCGTTTACGGCCGACTGGTATATCAGCGCCTTACCGCGTCGGCATCTCACCGCTCTGCTCTCGGAACGGGTCGTGACGCACTATGCCTATTTCCAACAACTTGGACGCCTCACGGAATCGCCGCTGGTCCTCGTGCACCTCCACCTTGACCAGCCGAGTACGGAGACGCAGGTCACGCTCCTCGAACAGCGCCCGTTCCATTGGCTGATCTGCCAGCCGGATCACACGCTGCAAGCCCAGACCTCCAACGTCTGGGCCGTTGCAGTGGGGGCTCCTGAGTTAGCGGCCAAGGACGACCGGGATCTGATCAGCATGGCCACCGAAGAGGTACGACGCGCTTTCCATTCCCCAATCCCGGCGCCGATCCTGCGATCCCGATGCCATCGCGAGGAGCGAGGCATCCTCGACGTGGGTCCCGGCGCACAACAACACCGCCCCCTTCCGCAAAGTCCCTTTCGAAATTTCCTGATCGCAGGCGATTGGACCGACACAGGGTGGCCGGCGGTGCTGGAATCCGCCATCCTGAGCGGCCAACGCTGTGCGGCAGCGGTGGGAGCCTAG
- a CDS encoding uracil-DNA glycosylase, protein MQASLTPLQQLAASLHNCQRCKLAKLGRSQVVFGVGNPHASIMFVGEAPGQNEDLKGEPFVGAAGKLLNDLLQSAGLSRDEIYIANVIKCRPPNNRDPEPDEVDTCKPFLLQQIQMIRPKLVCTLGNWATQTLLERKVGITKVKAQAFYLKDFVIFPLLHPAAALHQGNLLPVLKEDFKKLKDFLDKHSQSTANTTTQPAAPSPARSLHIEPPAAPAQQMDLFS, encoded by the coding sequence ATGCAGGCTTCTCTCACACCGCTCCAACAGCTCGCCGCCTCACTCCACAACTGTCAGCGCTGCAAACTGGCCAAGCTCGGCCGCAGCCAGGTGGTCTTCGGTGTGGGGAACCCCCATGCCTCGATCATGTTCGTGGGGGAAGCGCCCGGGCAAAACGAAGATCTCAAGGGCGAGCCCTTCGTCGGCGCGGCGGGGAAGCTGCTGAACGACCTGCTGCAATCGGCGGGGCTCTCGCGCGATGAGATCTACATCGCCAACGTCATCAAGTGCCGCCCCCCGAACAATCGGGACCCGGAACCGGACGAAGTGGATACCTGTAAGCCGTTCCTGCTCCAGCAAATCCAGATGATCCGTCCGAAGCTGGTGTGTACGTTGGGCAACTGGGCGACTCAGACCCTGCTCGAACGTAAGGTGGGGATCACGAAGGTGAAGGCCCAGGCGTTTTACTTGAAAGATTTTGTGATCTTCCCCCTGCTGCACCCGGCAGCGGCGCTGCACCAGGGAAACCTGCTCCCGGTGCTCAAGGAAGATTTCAAGAAGCTGAAAGACTTTTTGGACAAGCACTCCCAGTCGACCGCAAACACCACAACTCAGCCTGCAGCTCCTTCACCAGCTCGTTCGCTGCACATCGAGCCTCCGGCAGCACCGGCCCAACAAATGGATCTCTTCTCGTAG